Below is a genomic region from Flammeovirgaceae bacterium SG7u.111.
GTTTTATGAAAACCTTCAGTAGACGCAGATTGTATTGAGTTGCTTTAATAAGATGAAGACGACATTTTAATTTAGAGTGTAATGAGAAACGAAGAAAAAAACTTGAGGGGAGCTTTGATAGCTAATGCTGTTTTCAGTTTTATAAGCGGTCTATTGTTTATGGTTCTCCCTCAGGAACTTGCCCAACTTATGGGCTTGGCTTATCCAGACTGGCTAGTTTTTATTGGGGTTGGCCTGCTAGGTTTTGCTATTATTATTTTGCTGTTGCTTTTTAAGCCAAGGTTGATTCCTGGCCAAGTAAAGGCAATTACTTACCTCGATTGGGGGTGGGTGATTGGGAGCATGTTACTCATTTTAATAGATCCGCTATACTTCACGCTCAAAGGCTTGGTGATAGTGGCGATGTTGGCAATGGTGGTGGCTACTTTGGCTATTTGGCAGGGCAAGGCTTTGGGGAGGTTGTAGAAAGGTGCTTTTTTGAAATTAAATCTCGAAAACTATTGAATTAACCTATGGTTTTGCTTTTTTGTAGTTGGATATTAACAAATACAGGAGCATGACTTTAAAAGATTTTGAGAACGAAGTGGATCAAGTGATACTCGAAAGAGGGTATGCTTATTTTTTGGAAGGGGCGGTAGAGGATTTGGAAAATACAGGTAGGGGAAATTGGTGGGCGAACGTTCAGGGCATTGATGAATATGAAGTGGAAGTGAAGACCCGGCAGACCCAAATAAAAGAATGGGAATGCGAATGTCCGTATGATCATGGACCTGTGTGCAAGCATGTGGTGGCTGTGTTTTATGCTATCCGCGATAATATGGGTGTGGCAGCAAAGAGCAAAAAAGAGGTGAAGGCTGCCAAGAAGGGAAAAGACCCTGTCGAAGAAATTTTTAAAAAAGCATCGAAAGAGGAACTTCAAGCTTTTATAAAAGCACAGTTTAGGAGTTCGAAAGGACTTAAAAGTTCTCTTTTGGTACATTTTGCCGAGTTGACTACCAGCGACCAAACTGAAATGTACCGCACCATAGTTCAAAATATTTATAAAGGAGGGAAGGGGAGGAAAAGTTATATTGACCAAACTGCGGAGAACAAAATAAATAAAGGCCTGAAGGACTTGTTGAAGAAGGCGGAAAAGGCTTTTGCAAGTAATGACCTTCCTCAGGCTTTGGAAATCAGCAAGGTGTTGTTGGAAGAAATCCCTGGTATCCTAAGTAAGATGGATTATGGATCGGCTACGGGCCAGTTACTTGGCGATGCCCATAATTTGTTGATGAATATTGGAGAAAAAGCTCCTGCTATGCTCAAAGACGAGCTTTTTGGCTATTACTTGGAAGAATATCCAAAGCCCAAGTATAAGAAGCTTGGCTTTGGGCAAGCACTTCTTGTTTCTATGCAAGGCCTAATCACCACTAGTTCTCAAGAAAAGAAATTTTTTGATCTCCTTGACAAGGAAATAGCGAATGAGAAAATAGATCATTATATCATTCCTTTGGTTAAGCTGAAAGTGGTTTATCTGATGAATGCTAAAAAGGAAAAAGAGGCTTTGGCATTGATGGAAGAGAATATACGCTTTTCTGAATTCAAGGAAATGTTGATCAATCTTGCTATCAAGAATAAAAACTTTGCAAAGGCAAAATTTTGGTGCAATGATGTTATTGCTGAGGCAGAGAGGGGCAAAAATAATCGCTGGGGAAGAAACTTCAATTGGGAATCCATTCTATTGCGTATTGCCGAAGCGGAAAAAGACACGGCAACTATAAGGAAATGGGCAGAGTTTTTATTTTACAACGATAATTTTTTGGAGGGTTATTATGAATCGTTGAAAGGAGCTTATTCAAAAGAAGAATGGGTTGCAAAGCGAGATGAGGTTATCGGTAAGTTGCTCAAAAAGACAGAGGACAAAGAACCGTTTTGGGTCATTCGGGAGAGGATTCTACCGACCCTTGCCAGCATTTATACATCTGAAAAATTGTGGGATCAATTGTTTGAACTGCTCCAAGAGAATTTTAAAGACTTGAGGTTGGTTTTCACTTTTGGCGAAAACATATTCCCTTATAAACCGAAAGAAGAAGTATTTAGCATATTTGAGAAAAGCTTGAAGTATTACGCACAAGAAACAGGTAAAAGCATTTATAATGATGTTATTAGGATAATGAAGACAATTGACAAAATGGAAGGTGGTAATATCTTAGTGGATAAGCTCATCAAGCATTTTAGGAATATTTATTTTAGAAGGAGGGCTTTTATGGAGAAATTGGACAAGGCTTTTGCTGGAAGATGATTTTTATGTCTGGAGTAAAACGGATATGGTTTTTTTGAAAGGACAATTTTAGGAGCTATCTTGGGCACTTATTTTTTGCACCAACCTCTAAGCTTATAAAAACTCCCTTCCCATATTATTCGATTGGGCATTTTATTAATCAGCCTGATAACCGTACAGAGTTTGAAATAACTCGCTTTGAGGAAATGGAAGAACCTGAAATTGATAGGGTTCACAAGCATACATTTTATGAGATTTTGTGGGTAGATGAAGGTAACAGTTCCCAAACGATTGATTACCAAACCTACGAATTGGGTATGCAAAGCCTATTTTTTATTTCCCCTGGGCAGGTGCATGTATTTGAAGAATGGCAACCGCTCAAAGGCGGGACGATCCTATTTACCGAAGATTTTTTCTTGCTCAACCAGCAAAATAAGGATACCCTGTTTGAATTGAGTTTTTTGGACAATGTGTATACAAACCCTTGCCTAAAACTTTCAAGTACGGAGTTTGGAGAAGTGCGACGTACGATTGAATTGTTGATTAAAGAGAAAAACAGGCAAGAGCCAAGTCTTCAAATT
It encodes:
- a CDS encoding SWIM zinc finger family protein; protein product: MTLKDFENEVDQVILERGYAYFLEGAVEDLENTGRGNWWANVQGIDEYEVEVKTRQTQIKEWECECPYDHGPVCKHVVAVFYAIRDNMGVAAKSKKEVKAAKKGKDPVEEIFKKASKEELQAFIKAQFRSSKGLKSSLLVHFAELTTSDQTEMYRTIVQNIYKGGKGRKSYIDQTAENKINKGLKDLLKKAEKAFASNDLPQALEISKVLLEEIPGILSKMDYGSATGQLLGDAHNLLMNIGEKAPAMLKDELFGYYLEEYPKPKYKKLGFGQALLVSMQGLITTSSQEKKFFDLLDKEIANEKIDHYIIPLVKLKVVYLMNAKKEKEALALMEENIRFSEFKEMLINLAIKNKNFAKAKFWCNDVIAEAERGKNNRWGRNFNWESILLRIAEAEKDTATIRKWAEFLFYNDNFLEGYYESLKGAYSKEEWVAKRDEVIGKLLKKTEDKEPFWVIRERILPTLASIYTSEKLWDQLFELLQENFKDLRLVFTFGENIFPYKPKEEVFSIFEKSLKYYAQETGKSIYNDVIRIMKTIDKMEGGNILVDKLIKHFRNIYFRRRAFMEKLDKAFAGR